In Helianthus annuus cultivar XRQ/B chromosome 3, HanXRQr2.0-SUNRISE, whole genome shotgun sequence, a single window of DNA contains:
- the LOC110932001 gene encoding uncharacterized mitochondrial protein AtMg00810-like, whose translation MVDSSTGRHLHGNLTETVYMYQPMGFRHRDYPDHVCLLKKSLYGLKQPPRAWYQRFTDFIISIGFIQSKCDNSLFTYHHWGDIAYLLIYVDDIMLTTSSDALRVSLMSSLAAEFAMKELGPLNYFLGINVTHTGDKLFLSQHSYALDIIARAGMQTCNPVATPVNTKSKLSAIFSEPFHNSTLYRSLAGALQYLTFTRPDISYAVQQAYTDVDWAGYPDTHRSTSGYCVYMGPNLLSWFSKRQSTISRSSAEVEYHAVANIVAEVCWLQNLLLELRRPLKTATLVYYDNISAIYLSGNQCSISVPCILSWIFPLSESIFSGATLEFSYINSVPNCRHLHQRPAKDFVR comes from the exons ATGGTCGATTCGTCAACTGGACGTCATCTTCATGGGAACCTTACAGAAACGGTATACATGTACCAACCTATGGGATTTCGTCACAGGGACTACCCAGATCATGTATGTCTTCTTAAGAAATCATTATACGGTCTCAAGCAGCCGCCTAGAGCATGGTACCAACGGTTCACAGATTTCATCATTTCCATTGGCTTTATTCAAAGTAAATGTGACAACTCTCTATTTACATATCATCACTGGGGTGATATTGCATATTTACttatttatgtggatgacattatgcTAACCACCTCATCTGACGCACTCCGCGTGTCTCTCATGTCCAGCCTCGCGGCTGAATTTGCTATGAAAGAACTTGGACCTCTCAATTACTTCTTGGGTATAAATGTCACTCATACCGGTGACAAATTGTTTCTGTCTCAACACTCTTATGCTTTGGACATTATTGCTCGTGCAGGTATGCAAACTTGCAACCCCGTTGCCACTCCTGTTAACACAAAGTCCAAACTCAGCGCCATCTTTAGTGAGCCCTTCCATAATTCTACGTTGTACCGAAGTTTGGCGGGTGCCCTTCAGTATCTCACCTTCACCAGACCTGACATCAGCTATGCAGTTCAACAG GCTTACACTGATGTAGACTGGGCTGGATACCCCGATACACATCGGTCCACCTCAGGTTACTGTGTTTACATGGGTCCCAATCTTTTATCCTGGTTCTCTAAACGCCAGTCGACTATCTCCAGATCAAGTGCCGAAGTAGAATACCATGCAGTAGCAAATATAGTTGCAGAAGTCTGTTGGCTTCAGAATCTTCTCTTAGAGCTTCGCCGCCCGTTGAAGACGGCAACGCTCGTTTATTATGACAACATTAGTGCTATCTATCTCTCAGGAAACCAGTGCAGCATCAGCGTACCATGCATATTGAGTTGGATATTCCCTTTGTCCGAGAGCATATTCAGCGGGGCGACATTAGAGTTCTCATACATCAACTCGGTTCCAAATTGCAGACATCTTCACCAAAGGCCTGCCAAGGATTTTGTTCGATGA
- the LOC110929585 gene encoding pentatricopeptide repeat-containing protein At5g65560 has translation MVKPLNPKSLFHIRKYPPLLGSLKFSSKSNLYANSTYPNLVSNVSRILSDPHWYKNKELKHVSHKIQHTHVARIVTSHKNIDVVIRFFYWISKTDCYKHDLNCYKLMLSRLVSEGRFSDTDHITVLMVKQCGNEDEVLGVVEYLNGLRRKGLGYSLYSSNTLLIRMGKFEMIEAARDLFMQMVSYGVKPNLLTFNTVINMLCKKGKVQEAKTFLDQMGEYDLCPDVFTFSSMILGYCRNRDLESAFNVFDRMVKEGCDPNAATYTNLINGLCSVGRVDEGLDMLKEMMDKNIEPTVYTFTVPISSLCASGLVKKAIDLVIIMRTMSCSPNVQIYTALISGLFCARQARLAIGFYHKMLKDGLIPNTVTYNALIYGLGEIGRFDAAFMIFYWMEEQHGNLSNVVTYNEIIRILCLMKNFQKGMVLLSKMTKVGPLPTVVSYNILIIGFLKQRDVNNAVRLLSLMKANGCKPDEWTYAELISGLCQTGDLDGALTFFREMVDQGLTPNKVHFTSLIDGHCKKGEVEAALLLLEKMETHNCRPETETYNAIISCLSKQNQLSEAQKVCEEMVEKNVSPNVITYTSLIDGLCRNGNVDFAFKIFNEMEKKNCLPNLLTYSSLIYGLCLEGRVDEAEILLKEMENNGIVPDHVTYTSLINGYISLYQVDHAFSLLQSMIKRGCKPNYRTFCILKKGLENESRTHCRSDEKGLTFADLFVKMSEHGCKPTVDTYSEIIVGLCKEGKSSEAVELFNNMKAKFISSDMNIYASLIVVHSNNLKVETALEFFNLMTVEGFEPNIQSYKAIICGLCKNGQVSKARELFEKMLDQRWDADEIVWTVLIDGVLKEADVDTCVQFIQIMGSKNINPSFQTYVMLAKDISAAANESCDIHEVVDKLKQYRSKSTG, from the coding sequence ATGGTAAAACCCTTAAACCCCAAGTCTCTTTTTCATATCAGAAAATACCCCCCTTTATTGGGTTCTCTCAAATTTTCATCAAAATCCAATCTTTATGCTAACTCTACATACCCTAATTTAGTCAGTAATGTTTCAAGAATCTTATCTGATCCTCATTGGTATAAAAACAAAGAACTTAAGCATGTTAGTCACAAAATCCAGCATACCCATGTTGCCAGAATTGTTACCTCCCATAAAAACATAGATGTAGTTATTCGCTTCTTTTATTGGATATCAAAAACTGATTGTTACAAGCATGATTTGAATTGTTATAAGCTGATGTTAAGTAGGTTAGTTAGCGAAGGCCGGTTTAGCGATACGGATCACATTACTGTTTTGATGGTGAAACAGTGTGGGAATGAGGATGAGGTTTTAGGGGTTGTTGAGTATTTAAACGGGCTTAGACGTAAAGGGCTTGGTTACAGTTTGTATAGCTCTAACACGTTGTTGATTCGAATGGGGAAGTTTGAAATGATTGAGGCTGCGCGGGATTTGTTTATGCAGATGGTAAGTTATGGGGTTAAACCGAATTTGTTAACGTTTAATACCGTGATTAACATGTTGTGTAAAAAGGGGAAGGTTCAAGAGGCGAAAACGTTTCTTGATCAGATGGGTGAATATGATTTGTGTCCGGATGTTTTCACTTTCAGTTCTATGATTCTTGGGTATTGTCGGAATAGAGATTTAGAATCTGCTTTTAACGTGTTTGACCGGATGGTGAAGGAAGGGTGCGATCCGAATGCAGCGACATACACTAATCTTATAAACGGGTTATGCAGCGTGGGTCGGGTTGATGAGGGGTTGGACatgctcaaggaaatgatggacaAAAACATTGAGCCGACTGTTTATACGTTCACGGTCCCAATCTCTTCGTTATGCGCAAGTGGGCTCGTGAAAAAGGCTATTGATCTTGTAATTATTATGAGGACAATGAGTTGTTCGCCAAATGTGCAGATCTATACGGCTCTTATAAGCGGGCTTTTCTGTGCCAGACAAGCCCGATTAGCAATTGGATTTTACCATAAGATGTTAAAAGATGGTTTGATTCCGAACACGGTTACTTATAATGCTTTGATATATGGGTTAGGCGAGATAGGGCGGTTTGATGCTGCTTTTATGATTTTTTATTGGATGGAGGAGCAACATGGTAATTTGTCAAATGTTGTAACATACAATGAAATCATTAGAATCTTGTGcttgatgaaaaactttcagaagGGTATGGTTCTTTTGAGTAAAATGACGAAAGTAGGCCCTTTGCCAACGGTTGTTTCGTATAATATCTTAATTATCGGATTCCTTAAACAAAGGGATGTAAATAACGCAGTACGATTATTAAGCTTGATGAAGGCAAATGGATGCAAACCGGATGAGTGGACTTACGCTGAACTTATTTCAGGGTTATGTCAAACGGGTGATCTTGATGGAGCGTTGACTTTTTTCCGTGAAATGGTTGACCAAGGATTGACACCTAATAAGGTTCATTTTACTAGTTTAATAGATGGTCATTGCAAAAAGGGGGAGGTAGAAGCCGCACTTTTGTTATTGGAAAAAATGGAAACGCATAATTGCAGGCCTGAGACTGAAACTTACAATGCAATCATATCTTGTTTATCGAAACAGAATCAGTTGAGTGAAGCGCAGAAGGTATGCGAGGAAATGGTAGAGAAAAACGTGTCTCCGAACGTGATTACTTACACATCTTTAATTGACGGGCTTTGTCGAAATGGCAACgttgattttgcattcaagattTTTAATGAAATGGAGAAAAAGAATTGCCTGCCGAATTTATTAACTTATAGTTCGTTAATTTACGGGTTGTGTTTGGAGGGTAGGGTAGATGAAGCAGAAATATTACTTAAAGAAATGGAAAATAATGGAATCGTTCCCGATCATGTGACATATACTTCATTGATTAATGGATATATTTCACTATATCAAGTGGATCACGCATTTTCACTTCTTCAAAGTATGATCAAAAGGGGATGCAAACCCAATTACCGAACTTTTTGTATCTTGAAGAAAGGTTTAGAAAATGAAAGCCGGACACATTGCAGATCAGATGAGAAAGGGTTGACTTTCGCTGATCTTTTCGTTAAAATGTCGGAACACGGTTGTAAACCGACGGTTGACACTTACAGTGAAATAATTGTTGGTTTGTGTAAAGAAGGAAAGAGTAGCGAGGCAGTTGAATTGTTCAACAACATGAAAGCAAAGTTTATAAGTTCGGATATGAACATATACGCTTCACTTATAGTTGTTCACAGTAATAACTTAAAAGTGGAAACCGCTTTGGAGTTTTTTAATTTGATGACGGTAGAAGGGTTTGAACCTAATATCCAATCGTATAAAGCAATTATTTGTGGTTTATGCAAAAACGGGCAAGTGAGTAAAGCTCGTGAGTTATTTGAGAAGATGCTGGATCAACGATGGGATGCAGATGAGATTGTTTGGACGGTCTTGATTGATGGGGTTCTTAAGGAGGCTGATGTGGATACGTGCGTGCAGTTTATTCAAATAATGGGATCGAAGAATATTAATCCTAGTTTTCAGACATATGTAATGTTGGCAAAAGATATTTCAGCAGCAGCCAATGAGAGTTGTGATATTCATGAGGTTGTTGATAAATTGAAGCAATACAGAAGTAAGTCAACCGGTTAA